A section of the Acanthopagrus latus isolate v.2019 chromosome 20, fAcaLat1.1, whole genome shotgun sequence genome encodes:
- the asb3 gene encoding ankyrin repeat and SOCS box protein 3 isoform X3, whose amino-acid sequence MDFTECYRDTVSSVAAAARSGCTKQVRRLIQRRFSVDCRDNRGWNALHEAAAAGSKGCVQEILTAACGSSRGCRAYVNSLTHEGESACYLAAKHGHLAVVRLLIKAHANINQLTNDLSCPLYAAVDGGYKELVELLISKGAEVNRTHTASCWTCLHQAVYKGHSKIVDILVNVCNLEAVDDHKISPLFVAAQYGQQECLEILVNAGANVNIQAVDLATPLLIASQEGHQACVNFLLDHGADPNMACSHDWPQLPIHAAAEFGHIGVLRRLIAVTDRVCDRGDGTVSPLYLAIHRHQNKSVEMLLREGYSPDAQDCTHILGLHSPLSFTLSQTSNKPYSESVRLLVAAGARLSEEDWIYALATDKTDLLQLIFEHRWIPRPETLTNDCSASNHHGKAILKLQELRDLLCVALHQIHFAACWLPLLLKAGLEPSLLLQSHMLEQADSEVLNYLLEFVNWSTLSLSLKHILDRRRVANTWQPSPHFDSITSLSHICRLHVRSVLGPDLLMRTNVVQQLPVPAPLHSFLQFRNIPDASYKHSPPSPLSNRIQRYRSTHQHRHVL is encoded by the exons ATGGACTTCACAGAGTGCTACAGAGACACGGTGTCCAGTGTTGCTGCCGCAGCTCGCTCGGGCTGTACGAAGCAGGTGAGGAGGCTGATTCAGAGACGCTTCAGTGTGGACTGTCGGGACAACCGCGGCTGGAATGCTCTGCATGAAGCTGCAGCCGCCGGGAGTAAAGGCTGTGTGCAGGAGATTCTGACTGCAGCCTGCG GCTCCTCCCGTGGCTGCCGTGCTTATGTGAACTCTTTGACGCATGAGGGAGAATCTGCATGTTACCTGGCAGCGAAGCATGGACACCTGGCCGTGGTCCGACTTCTCATAAAAGCACATGCCAACATCAACCAGCTAACAAATGACTTGTCCTGTCCTTTGTATGCAG CTGTAGACGGTGGGTACAAGGAGTTGGTAGAACTGCTGATCAGTAAAGGTGCAGAGGTCAACAGAACACACACCGCGTCCTGCTGGACCTGTCTTCATCAAGCTGTGTATAAG GGTCACAGTAAAATTGTGGATATACTGGTTAATGTGTGCAACCTGGAGGCAGTAGATGACCACAAGATCTCCCCTCTCTTTGTGGCTGCACAGTATGGACAGCAGGAATGCCTAGAGATCCTTGTGAATGCTG GTGCCAATGTGAACATCCAGGCAGTTGATCTTGCCACACCACTGCTGATTGCCTCCCAAGAGGGCCACCAGGCATGCGTGAATTTCCTGTTGGACCACGGAGCAGATCCCAACATGGCCTGCAGTCACGACTGGCCCCAGCTCCCCATTCACGCTGCCGCTGAGTTTGGCCACATCGG TGTCCTCAGGAGGCTGATAGCTGTTACTGATCGTGTGTGTGACCGTGGTGATGGCACGGTTAGTCCACTATACTTGGCCATCCACAGGCATCAGAACAAGAGTGTCGAGATGCTCTTGAGGGAAGGTTATAGCCCAGATGCTCAGGACTGCACACACATCCTTGGCCTCCATTCACCACTCTCTTTCACCTTGTCTCAGACATCGAACAAACCATACAG TGAATCGGTGAGGTTGCTGGTAGCTGCAGGAGCTCGTCTGAGTGAGGAAGACTGGATTTATGCCTTGGCCACTGACAAAACAGACCTGCTGCAACTGATATTTGAGCACAGATGGATCCCCCGACCAGAGACTTTGACCAATGACTGTTCTGCATCGAATCACCATGGGAAAGCTATATTAAAACTGCAGGAACTGAGGGATCTGCTCTGTGTGGCATTACACCAAATCCATTTTGCTGCCTGTTGGCTTCCTCTGCTTCTGAAGGCAGGACTGGAACCTTCTTTGCTGCTTCAGTCTCATAT GTTGGAACAGGCCGACAGCGAGGTGTTGAATTACCTGCTAGAGTTTGTGAACTGGTCAACTCTGTCCCTAAGTTTGAAACATATTCTGGATCGAAGACGGGTGGCGAACACTTGGCAACCGTCTCCACATTTTG ACTCCATTACCTCTCTTTCCCACATCTGTCGACTGCATGTGAGGTCAGTGTTGGGACCAGATCTACTGATGAGGACCAATGTAGTCCAACAGCTACCTGTTCCCGCCCCACTTCACAGCTTCCTCCAATTCAGAAACATCCCAGACGCTTCTTACAAACACTCACCGCCATCACCGCTTTCAAATCGAATACAGAGATACCGTagcacacaccaacacagacatGTTCTGTAA
- the asb3 gene encoding ankyrin repeat and SOCS box protein 3 isoform X2: MDFTECYRDTVSSVAAAARSGCTKQVRRLIQRRFSVDCRDNRGWNALHEAAAAGSKGCVQEILTAACAGSSRGCRAYVNSLTHEGESACYLAAKHGHLAVVRLLIKAHANINQLTNDLSCPLYAAVDGGYKELVELLISKGAEVNRTHTASCWTCLHQAVYKGHSKIVDILVNVCNLEAVDDHKISPLFVAAQYGQQECLEILVNAGANVNIQAVDLATPLLIASQEGHQACVNFLLDHGADPNMACSHDWPQLPIHAAAEFGHIGVLRRLIAVTDRVCDRGDGTVSPLYLAIHRHQNKSVEMLLREGYSPDAQDCTHILGLHSPLSFTLSQTSNKPYSESVRLLVAAGARLSEEDWIYALATDKTDLLQLIFEHRWIPRPETLTNDCSASNHHGKAILKLQELRDLLCVALHQIHFAACWLPLLLKAGLEPSLLLQSHMLEQADSEVLNYLLEFVNWSTLSLSLKHILDRRRVANTWQPSPHFDSITSLSHICRLHVRSVLGPDLLMRTNVVQQLPVPAPLHSFLQFRNIPDASYKHSPPSPLSNRIQRYRSTHQHRHVL; encoded by the exons ATGGACTTCACAGAGTGCTACAGAGACACGGTGTCCAGTGTTGCTGCCGCAGCTCGCTCGGGCTGTACGAAGCAGGTGAGGAGGCTGATTCAGAGACGCTTCAGTGTGGACTGTCGGGACAACCGCGGCTGGAATGCTCTGCATGAAGCTGCAGCCGCCGGGAGTAAAGGCTGTGTGCAGGAGATTCTGACTGCAGCCTGCG CAGGCTCCTCCCGTGGCTGCCGTGCTTATGTGAACTCTTTGACGCATGAGGGAGAATCTGCATGTTACCTGGCAGCGAAGCATGGACACCTGGCCGTGGTCCGACTTCTCATAAAAGCACATGCCAACATCAACCAGCTAACAAATGACTTGTCCTGTCCTTTGTATGCAG CTGTAGACGGTGGGTACAAGGAGTTGGTAGAACTGCTGATCAGTAAAGGTGCAGAGGTCAACAGAACACACACCGCGTCCTGCTGGACCTGTCTTCATCAAGCTGTGTATAAG GGTCACAGTAAAATTGTGGATATACTGGTTAATGTGTGCAACCTGGAGGCAGTAGATGACCACAAGATCTCCCCTCTCTTTGTGGCTGCACAGTATGGACAGCAGGAATGCCTAGAGATCCTTGTGAATGCTG GTGCCAATGTGAACATCCAGGCAGTTGATCTTGCCACACCACTGCTGATTGCCTCCCAAGAGGGCCACCAGGCATGCGTGAATTTCCTGTTGGACCACGGAGCAGATCCCAACATGGCCTGCAGTCACGACTGGCCCCAGCTCCCCATTCACGCTGCCGCTGAGTTTGGCCACATCGG TGTCCTCAGGAGGCTGATAGCTGTTACTGATCGTGTGTGTGACCGTGGTGATGGCACGGTTAGTCCACTATACTTGGCCATCCACAGGCATCAGAACAAGAGTGTCGAGATGCTCTTGAGGGAAGGTTATAGCCCAGATGCTCAGGACTGCACACACATCCTTGGCCTCCATTCACCACTCTCTTTCACCTTGTCTCAGACATCGAACAAACCATACAG TGAATCGGTGAGGTTGCTGGTAGCTGCAGGAGCTCGTCTGAGTGAGGAAGACTGGATTTATGCCTTGGCCACTGACAAAACAGACCTGCTGCAACTGATATTTGAGCACAGATGGATCCCCCGACCAGAGACTTTGACCAATGACTGTTCTGCATCGAATCACCATGGGAAAGCTATATTAAAACTGCAGGAACTGAGGGATCTGCTCTGTGTGGCATTACACCAAATCCATTTTGCTGCCTGTTGGCTTCCTCTGCTTCTGAAGGCAGGACTGGAACCTTCTTTGCTGCTTCAGTCTCATAT GTTGGAACAGGCCGACAGCGAGGTGTTGAATTACCTGCTAGAGTTTGTGAACTGGTCAACTCTGTCCCTAAGTTTGAAACATATTCTGGATCGAAGACGGGTGGCGAACACTTGGCAACCGTCTCCACATTTTG ACTCCATTACCTCTCTTTCCCACATCTGTCGACTGCATGTGAGGTCAGTGTTGGGACCAGATCTACTGATGAGGACCAATGTAGTCCAACAGCTACCTGTTCCCGCCCCACTTCACAGCTTCCTCCAATTCAGAAACATCCCAGACGCTTCTTACAAACACTCACCGCCATCACCGCTTTCAAATCGAATACAGAGATACCGTagcacacaccaacacagacatGTTCTGTAA
- the asb3 gene encoding ankyrin repeat and SOCS box protein 3 isoform X1 — protein MDFTECYRDTVSSVAAAARSGCTKQVRRLIQRRFSVDCRDNRGWNALHEAAAAGSKGCVQEILTAACAAGSSRGCRAYVNSLTHEGESACYLAAKHGHLAVVRLLIKAHANINQLTNDLSCPLYAAVDGGYKELVELLISKGAEVNRTHTASCWTCLHQAVYKGHSKIVDILVNVCNLEAVDDHKISPLFVAAQYGQQECLEILVNAGANVNIQAVDLATPLLIASQEGHQACVNFLLDHGADPNMACSHDWPQLPIHAAAEFGHIGVLRRLIAVTDRVCDRGDGTVSPLYLAIHRHQNKSVEMLLREGYSPDAQDCTHILGLHSPLSFTLSQTSNKPYSESVRLLVAAGARLSEEDWIYALATDKTDLLQLIFEHRWIPRPETLTNDCSASNHHGKAILKLQELRDLLCVALHQIHFAACWLPLLLKAGLEPSLLLQSHMLEQADSEVLNYLLEFVNWSTLSLSLKHILDRRRVANTWQPSPHFDSITSLSHICRLHVRSVLGPDLLMRTNVVQQLPVPAPLHSFLQFRNIPDASYKHSPPSPLSNRIQRYRSTHQHRHVL, from the exons ATGGACTTCACAGAGTGCTACAGAGACACGGTGTCCAGTGTTGCTGCCGCAGCTCGCTCGGGCTGTACGAAGCAGGTGAGGAGGCTGATTCAGAGACGCTTCAGTGTGGACTGTCGGGACAACCGCGGCTGGAATGCTCTGCATGAAGCTGCAGCCGCCGGGAGTAAAGGCTGTGTGCAGGAGATTCTGACTGCAGCCTGCG CAGCAGGCTCCTCCCGTGGCTGCCGTGCTTATGTGAACTCTTTGACGCATGAGGGAGAATCTGCATGTTACCTGGCAGCGAAGCATGGACACCTGGCCGTGGTCCGACTTCTCATAAAAGCACATGCCAACATCAACCAGCTAACAAATGACTTGTCCTGTCCTTTGTATGCAG CTGTAGACGGTGGGTACAAGGAGTTGGTAGAACTGCTGATCAGTAAAGGTGCAGAGGTCAACAGAACACACACCGCGTCCTGCTGGACCTGTCTTCATCAAGCTGTGTATAAG GGTCACAGTAAAATTGTGGATATACTGGTTAATGTGTGCAACCTGGAGGCAGTAGATGACCACAAGATCTCCCCTCTCTTTGTGGCTGCACAGTATGGACAGCAGGAATGCCTAGAGATCCTTGTGAATGCTG GTGCCAATGTGAACATCCAGGCAGTTGATCTTGCCACACCACTGCTGATTGCCTCCCAAGAGGGCCACCAGGCATGCGTGAATTTCCTGTTGGACCACGGAGCAGATCCCAACATGGCCTGCAGTCACGACTGGCCCCAGCTCCCCATTCACGCTGCCGCTGAGTTTGGCCACATCGG TGTCCTCAGGAGGCTGATAGCTGTTACTGATCGTGTGTGTGACCGTGGTGATGGCACGGTTAGTCCACTATACTTGGCCATCCACAGGCATCAGAACAAGAGTGTCGAGATGCTCTTGAGGGAAGGTTATAGCCCAGATGCTCAGGACTGCACACACATCCTTGGCCTCCATTCACCACTCTCTTTCACCTTGTCTCAGACATCGAACAAACCATACAG TGAATCGGTGAGGTTGCTGGTAGCTGCAGGAGCTCGTCTGAGTGAGGAAGACTGGATTTATGCCTTGGCCACTGACAAAACAGACCTGCTGCAACTGATATTTGAGCACAGATGGATCCCCCGACCAGAGACTTTGACCAATGACTGTTCTGCATCGAATCACCATGGGAAAGCTATATTAAAACTGCAGGAACTGAGGGATCTGCTCTGTGTGGCATTACACCAAATCCATTTTGCTGCCTGTTGGCTTCCTCTGCTTCTGAAGGCAGGACTGGAACCTTCTTTGCTGCTTCAGTCTCATAT GTTGGAACAGGCCGACAGCGAGGTGTTGAATTACCTGCTAGAGTTTGTGAACTGGTCAACTCTGTCCCTAAGTTTGAAACATATTCTGGATCGAAGACGGGTGGCGAACACTTGGCAACCGTCTCCACATTTTG ACTCCATTACCTCTCTTTCCCACATCTGTCGACTGCATGTGAGGTCAGTGTTGGGACCAGATCTACTGATGAGGACCAATGTAGTCCAACAGCTACCTGTTCCCGCCCCACTTCACAGCTTCCTCCAATTCAGAAACATCCCAGACGCTTCTTACAAACACTCACCGCCATCACCGCTTTCAAATCGAATACAGAGATACCGTagcacacaccaacacagacatGTTCTGTAA